In Mytilus galloprovincialis chromosome 1, xbMytGall1.hap1.1, whole genome shotgun sequence, the following are encoded in one genomic region:
- the LOC143045114 gene encoding protein rolling stone-like, translated as MTRCDDLKKEFQCTNFVFDHDSPKLFVLAECGPRILYPIWSGFWLVWHIVWFSLDPYNAYRNGGDGDPYYFIYLTNWGYMLVGFYNLVDFIVTLYVHVRRSDIVHLSPKSDNKDQMPWYIKLLWILFEITNSISVLITIAFYSLLTPSGDPSSIEKHAINSVYVLLNFFICAKPVRLLHVIYPLIIGAIYVIFSVIYQVGGDGAAIYPVLDWDQAGTTIVYVVVLTCIGVPVVHMAFFAMYQLRIFIHDKCCAKSGVQCYTEQTAIRTGESGVTSYM; from the exons ATGACAAGATGTGACGATCTGAAGAAGGAATTTCAATGTACCAATTTTGTATTTGATCATGATTCTCCTAAACTGTTTGTTCTAGCAGAG TGTGGCCCTAGAATCTTATATCCTATATGGAGTGGATTTTGGTTAGTATGGCATATTGTATGGTTTTCTCTTGATCCGTACAATGCATACAGAAATGGTGGAGACGGTGATCCATATTACTTCATATATTTGACAAACTGGGGCTATATGCTGGTGGGATTTTATAATCTTGTGGATTTTATTGTTACTTTATATGTCCATGTGAGGAgatctgatattgtacatttatcTCCTAAGTCAG atAATAAAGATCAAATGCCATGGTATATAAAACTGCTGTGGATATTATTTGAGATTACTAACAGTATAAGTGTCTTGATAACTATAGCATTCTATAGCTTACTGACACCAA gtgGTGACCCATCTAGTATAGAAAAACACGCTATAAACTCAGTGTATGTGCTGTTGAATTTTTTTATCTGTGCCAAACCTGTTCGATTATTACATGTTATATATCCGTTAATAATTGGTGCTATTTATGTAATATTTTCCGTGATTTATCAAGTTGGAGGAGATGGAGCAGCAATATATCCGGTTTTAGACTGGGACCAAGCTGGAACGACAATTGTATATGTCGTAGTTCTCACATGCATTGGTGTTCCTGTCGTTCACATGGCTTTCTTTGCTATGTATCAGCTACGCATATTTATCCACGACAAATGTTGTGCTAAAAGTGGAGTGCAGTGTTATACTGAACAAACCGCAATCAGAACTGGAGAAAGTGGTGTAACGTCTTACATGTGA